The Anoxybacillus flavithermus genome has a segment encoding these proteins:
- a CDS encoding transcriptional regulator: MAGHSKWKNIQRRKNAQDAKRGKLFMKLAKEIYVAAKMGGGDPTTNATLRLAIEKAKSANMPNENIERAIKKATGNQEHTHYEEIRYEGYGPGGVAVMVICLTDNKNRTASNVRVAFSKNGGNLGETGCVSYLFDRKGLIVIARENLHIDEDDMLLQAIEAGADEMETTEDSFEIYTSPEQFEQVKNTLAAQGFTFATAEITMIPQTYTTLTGDDLTKMLKLIDMLEDDDDVQEIYHNLDESMLE; this comes from the coding sequence ATGGCAGGACATTCTAAGTGGAAAAATATTCAACGGCGCAAAAATGCACAAGATGCGAAACGCGGAAAACTATTTATGAAGTTGGCAAAAGAAATTTATGTAGCGGCAAAGATGGGCGGTGGCGATCCAACAACAAACGCTACGTTGCGCCTTGCGATTGAAAAGGCAAAATCAGCGAACATGCCGAACGAAAATATTGAACGTGCCATTAAAAAAGCAACAGGAAATCAAGAGCATACACATTACGAAGAAATTCGTTATGAAGGATATGGACCAGGCGGTGTAGCGGTCATGGTGATTTGCTTAACAGATAATAAAAATCGTACAGCCTCTAACGTTCGTGTCGCATTTTCAAAAAATGGCGGAAACTTAGGGGAAACGGGATGTGTTTCATATTTATTTGATCGAAAAGGATTAATCGTTATCGCACGTGAAAATTTACATATCGATGAAGATGACATGTTGTTACAAGCGATTGAAGCAGGGGCAGATGAAATGGAGACAACAGAAGATTCGTTTGAAATTTATACGTCTCCTGAACAGTTTGAGCAAGTAAAAAATACGTTAGCTGCGCAAGGATTTACGTTTGCGACAGCCGAAATAACAATGATTCCGCAAACGTATACGACGTTAACGGGTGACGATTTAACGAAAATGTTAAAACTCATTGATATGCTTGAAGATGATGATGATGTGCAAGAGATTTACCATAATTTAGATGAATCTATGTTAGAATAA
- a CDS encoding Forespore regulator of the sigma-K checkpoint, BofC: MNEVKIMILTLLLSLFIAQHTSPVQMTIILETVYMDGEVSEEIREETVTSMKDVWNKYKDWHLINMDDEQIVFQRYVDDLSPLTKAGYFGLTEDGTLSIFEGKPGESSRIIQSFFQIDVKKLESHEREKLKKGISVRSKRNYERVIEAYKPFGK; the protein is encoded by the coding sequence ATGAATGAGGTGAAAATCATGATCCTTACACTATTGCTTAGCTTATTTATTGCACAACATACGTCCCCTGTGCAGATGACAATTATTTTAGAAACCGTATATATGGATGGGGAAGTGAGTGAGGAAATAAGGGAAGAAACGGTCACATCAATGAAAGACGTTTGGAACAAGTATAAAGATTGGCATCTGATCAATATGGATGATGAGCAAATTGTTTTTCAACGATATGTTGACGATTTATCTCCATTAACGAAAGCAGGGTATTTCGGTCTTACTGAAGATGGCACACTCTCGATTTTTGAAGGGAAGCCAGGTGAATCATCCCGCATTATTCAATCATTTTTTCAAATTGATGTAAAAAAACTTGAGAGCCATGAACGCGAGAAATTAAAAAAAGGCATTTCAGTTCGTTCCAAGAGAAATTATGAACGTGTCATTGAAGCATATAAACCGTTTGGAAAATAA
- a CDS encoding transposase, giving the protein MIRTYKVMLLPNNKQKTKLFQCAGVARWAYNFALAQQQENDKQGGKFLSDGELRKRLTQLKQTKEYSWLNQFSNNITKQAIKDAYQAYKNFFEGRAKFPKFKTKKRTRPSFYQDTSKIKITDTHVKLEKLTPSKKKNRQKFNWIRLAERGRIPHGAHIKYVNPRIVFDGLHWFLTVGVEEAEVKHGTYNEGIGIDLGVKSFATVSNGMTFPNIHHMPQVKKLEKQMKRMQRKISRKYEMNKIQTERGEFRYRKTENIKKLEFLVLKKRRRLKNTQLNYTHHITTTLVKTKPAYVVMEDLNTSGMLKNRKLSKAIQQQTFHEFKRQMTYKCAWHGIELIVADRFYPSSKKCSRCGHVKEKLSLSERTYRCEACGIEMDRDLNASINLKNYAK; this is encoded by the coding sequence ATGATTCGCACGTACAAAGTCATGCTTCTGCCCAACAATAAGCAAAAGACGAAGCTTTTTCAATGCGCAGGTGTTGCCAGATGGGCGTATAACTTTGCATTAGCGCAACAACAAGAAAATGATAAACAAGGTGGCAAATTTTTAAGTGATGGTGAATTAAGAAAAAGATTAACGCAGCTCAAACAAACGAAAGAGTACAGTTGGCTCAATCAATTCTCAAACAACATCACAAAACAAGCAATCAAAGACGCGTATCAAGCTTACAAAAACTTTTTTGAAGGACGGGCGAAGTTTCCAAAGTTTAAAACGAAAAAACGAACGCGACCGAGCTTTTATCAAGATACATCGAAAATCAAAATCACCGACACGCATGTGAAACTAGAGAAACTGACGCCTTCTAAAAAGAAAAATAGACAGAAATTCAACTGGATACGTCTTGCTGAAAGAGGTCGTATTCCTCACGGTGCACATATAAAGTATGTCAATCCGCGCATCGTGTTTGACGGACTTCATTGGTTTTTAACGGTCGGTGTAGAGGAAGCGGAAGTGAAGCATGGAACATACAACGAAGGCATTGGTATTGATTTGGGAGTAAAATCGTTCGCTACCGTCAGCAATGGGATGACATTTCCTAACATCCATCACATGCCTCAAGTGAAAAAGCTTGAAAAACAAATGAAGCGAATGCAAAGAAAAATATCGCGAAAATATGAAATGAACAAAATTCAAACAGAAAGGGGGGAATTCCGTTACAGAAAAACGGAAAACATCAAGAAACTAGAATTCCTTGTTTTGAAAAAACGCCGAAGGCTAAAAAATACCCAGCTAAACTATACCCACCACATCACCACGACGTTGGTGAAAACCAAGCCAGCGTATGTCGTGATGGAAGACTTGAATACAAGTGGTATGTTAAAAAATCGCAAGCTATCGAAAGCGATTCAACAACAAACATTCCACGAGTTCAAGCGGCAAATGACGTACAAATGTGCATGGCATGGGATCGAGTTGATCGTGGCGGATCGGTTTTATCCGTCAAGCAAAAAGTGTAGCCGTTGCGGTCATGTAAAAGAGAAGCTTTCTTTATCCGAACGGACGTATCGCTGTGAAGCTTGCGGGATAGAAATGGATCGTGACCTCAACGCAAGCATCAACTTGAAAAACTATGCCAAGTAA
- a CDS encoding Holliday junction branch migration protein RuvA has translation MIEFIRGYVDYVCPEYVVIENNGVGYQIFTPNPFSFQMNKQQQIVVYTYQYVREDVLALYGFHTRQERMLFAKLLQVSGIGPKGALAILAAGQLEQLVEAIEAENDQFLCKFPGVGKKTARQMILDLKGKLQAIVPDAFPNLFTEPLEETNALSEAIEALKALGYADKEIQKVVPMLRQERLSTEGYIKLALQKLLK, from the coding sequence TTGATTGAATTTATTCGTGGATATGTCGATTACGTTTGCCCGGAATATGTTGTCATCGAAAATAACGGAGTAGGCTATCAAATTTTTACTCCAAATCCGTTTTCGTTTCAAATGAACAAACAGCAACAAATCGTTGTATATACATATCAGTACGTGCGTGAAGATGTGCTTGCGCTCTACGGTTTTCATACTCGCCAAGAGCGAATGTTATTTGCTAAACTATTGCAAGTATCAGGCATCGGACCGAAAGGGGCGCTTGCGATTTTAGCAGCTGGTCAGCTTGAGCAACTTGTTGAAGCGATTGAAGCAGAAAATGACCAGTTTTTATGTAAGTTTCCGGGAGTTGGGAAGAAAACGGCGCGGCAAATGATTTTAGATTTAAAAGGGAAACTGCAAGCCATTGTGCCTGATGCTTTCCCAAATTTATTTACAGAACCGCTTGAAGAAACGAACGCGCTTTCTGAAGCGATTGAAGCGTTGAAGGCGCTCGGTTATGCGGACAAAGAAATTCAAAAAGTCGTGCCGATGTTAAGACAAGAGCGATTATCGACAGAAGGATATATTAAGCTTGCTTTACAAAAACTACTAAAGTAA
- a CDS encoding Holliday junction branch migration DNA helicase RuvB → MEERLISSAADYDDASLEYSLRPKQLREYIGQQKVKENLTVFIEAAKMRGETLDHVLLYGPPGLGKTTLAAIIANEMGVQLRTTAGPAIERPGDLAAILTTLEPGDVLFIDEIHRLPRAVEEVLYPAMEDFCLDIVIGKGPAARSVRLDLPPFTLVGATTRSGALSAPLRDRFGVLSRLEYYTSEELAHIVKRTAHIFAVQIEEEAAFEIARRSRGTPRIANRLLRRVRDFAQVRGDGTITFLLANEALEQLQVDRLGLDHLDHKLLKSMMEKFRGGPVGLETIAATIGEEAQTIEDVYEPYLLQIGFLQRTPRGRIVTPLAYHHFGMEAFDFS, encoded by the coding sequence ATGGAGGAGCGTCTCATTTCAAGCGCAGCTGACTATGATGACGCATCGCTTGAATACAGTCTTCGCCCGAAACAGTTGCGAGAATACATCGGGCAACAAAAGGTAAAGGAAAACTTAACTGTATTTATTGAAGCGGCGAAAATGCGCGGGGAGACGCTTGATCACGTGTTGCTGTACGGTCCCCCAGGGCTTGGAAAAACAACGCTTGCCGCGATTATCGCAAACGAAATGGGGGTACAATTGCGTACAACAGCGGGACCAGCGATTGAGCGGCCCGGCGATTTAGCCGCAATTTTAACAACGCTTGAACCTGGTGATGTGCTCTTTATTGATGAAATTCATCGTCTGCCGCGAGCAGTAGAAGAAGTGTTGTATCCCGCAATGGAAGATTTTTGTTTAGATATTGTCATCGGTAAAGGACCAGCTGCTCGTTCTGTCCGCCTCGATTTACCACCATTTACGCTCGTAGGGGCAACAACAAGATCTGGGGCGCTTTCTGCCCCGCTTCGTGACCGCTTTGGTGTATTAAGCCGTTTAGAATACTATACCTCTGAAGAGCTTGCGCACATTGTGAAGCGAACGGCGCACATTTTTGCAGTACAAATCGAGGAAGAAGCCGCGTTTGAAATTGCCCGTCGCTCGCGAGGCACGCCGCGCATCGCAAACCGACTGTTGCGACGTGTACGCGATTTTGCCCAAGTGCGCGGTGATGGGACGATCACGTTTCTTTTAGCGAATGAGGCGCTCGAACAATTGCAAGTCGATCGATTAGGATTAGATCATCTTGACCATAAACTATTAAAAAGTATGATGGAAAAATTTCGCGGTGGGCCTGTCGGATTAGAAACGATTGCCGCAACGATTGGGGAAGAAGCACAAACGATTGAAGACGTATATGAACCGTATTTGTTACAAATCGGTTTTTTACAACGAACACCGCGTGGACGAATCGTTACACCGCTTGCATACCATCATTTTGGGATGGAGGCTTTTGACTTTTCATGA
- a CDS encoding spore cortex protein CoxA gives MRKRIVALGAVIALSGLAACNNQAFDTRYTDRTRPIGYYSNENDMTGFQYGRYGTERLNGNVRQVRDNDGPITEMLDRGMNRTTRTPQVDRNFSRADRNYHGHLNAMDERTRPSYYRNYNGALAEKIAKRAANVANVKDARAVVSGDRVVVAVSTTEKNTARIERLVRQAIAPYTAGKTVRVVANESMYNRIRTLDNDIRDGGPMDQLERDIRDIFNDMGDMIERPFMNRG, from the coding sequence TTGCGGAAGCGAATCGTTGCTCTTGGGGCAGTCATCGCACTTAGTGGGTTAGCTGCTTGTAATAACCAAGCATTTGATACGCGTTATACGGATCGCACACGCCCCATCGGATATTACTCGAATGAGAACGATATGACGGGGTTCCAATACGGCCGTTATGGTACAGAGCGTTTAAACGGAAACGTTCGTCAAGTGCGTGACAATGATGGACCGATTACGGAAATGCTCGATCGCGGCATGAACCGAACAACACGAACACCGCAAGTGGATCGTAATTTTAGTCGCGCCGATCGCAACTATCACGGACATTTAAATGCGATGGATGAACGTACTCGCCCATCGTATTACCGTAACTATAACGGAGCGTTAGCTGAAAAAATTGCAAAACGTGCTGCAAACGTTGCAAACGTAAAAGATGCACGTGCCGTCGTCTCAGGTGACCGAGTTGTTGTTGCTGTATCGACGACAGAAAAAAATACAGCGCGCATCGAACGTCTCGTTCGTCAAGCGATCGCTCCATATACAGCAGGCAAAACCGTTCGTGTTGTAGCAAATGAAAGCATGTATAACCGCATTCGTACGCTAGATAATGACATTCGCGATGGTGGTCCGATGGATCAACTAGAGCGCGATATTCGCGATATATTTAACGATATGGGCGATATGATCGAACGGCCATTTATGAATCGCGGCTAA